A window of the Acidobacteriota bacterium genome harbors these coding sequences:
- the fusA gene encoding elongation factor G: MINQLERIRNIGISAHIDSGKTTLSERILFYAQRIHAIHDVKGKDGVGATMDHMELERERGITITSASTYVNWKDHHINIIDTPGHVDFTIEVERALRVLDGAVLVLCAVAGVQSQSITVDRQMRRYKVPRVAFVNKCDRSGANPDRVVQALRDKLGHQALLLQLPIGLEADFEGVIDLVEMKAIYFRGDAGETVEAAEIPAALRPLADERRSELLDTASLFSDELMEAALEDQATPELIHDAIRRGVLSLELTPVLIGSAYKNKGVQPLMDAVNLYLPCPSDVPIEAVDLDNDEPVVLEADPEAQTVAYAFKLDDGRFGQLTYLRVYQGTLQKGSTLIQTRTGRKIKVGRLVRMHADKMEDIDAAAAGDIVGLFGIDCHTGDTFVGDGPRLAMTSMHVPDPVISLSIQPVDSKAQANMSKALSRFAKEDPTFRVRLDEESGQTIISGMGELHLEVYVERMRREYAAEVETGAPQVAYREAISRRADFDYLHKKQTGGSGQYAKVVGYLEPIEEEDYEFVDQIRGGAIPTEYIPACDKGFRSSLAKGSLIGFPVVGIRVVLVDGNSHSVDSSDMAFQAAARAAFREAYRKAGPRILEPLMRVVVEGPGEFQGTIYRSLMQRRGTIIGSTEDQGFARIEADVPLSEMFGYSTDLRSATQGKAEYTMEFARYAPVPKEVSEELLKKYKGQGAEEDTP; this comes from the coding sequence ATGATCAACCAGCTCGAGCGGATCCGAAATATCGGAATCTCCGCCCACATCGACTCGGGCAAGACGACCCTCTCCGAGCGGATCCTCTTCTACGCCCAGCGCATCCACGCGATCCACGACGTCAAGGGCAAGGACGGCGTCGGGGCCACCATGGATCACATGGAACTCGAGCGTGAGCGTGGTATCACCATCACCTCCGCCTCGACCTATGTGAACTGGAAAGACCACCACATCAACATCATCGACACCCCCGGACACGTGGACTTCACCATCGAGGTCGAACGGGCCCTCCGGGTGCTCGATGGCGCCGTGCTGGTGCTCTGCGCGGTAGCCGGCGTGCAGTCCCAGTCGATCACCGTCGACCGGCAGATGCGGCGCTACAAGGTGCCCCGGGTCGCCTTCGTCAACAAGTGCGACCGGTCCGGCGCCAACCCGGACCGGGTGGTGCAGGCCCTGCGGGACAAGCTGGGCCACCAGGCCCTGCTGCTGCAGCTCCCCATCGGCCTGGAGGCCGACTTCGAAGGCGTGATCGACCTGGTGGAGATGAAGGCGATCTACTTTCGAGGGGATGCCGGCGAAACGGTCGAGGCGGCGGAGATTCCCGCGGCACTCAGACCCCTGGCCGACGAGCGGCGGTCCGAACTTCTCGACACCGCCAGCCTCTTCTCCGATGAACTGATGGAGGCCGCTCTCGAGGATCAGGCCACCCCCGAGTTGATTCACGACGCGATCCGTCGCGGGGTGCTTTCCCTCGAACTGACCCCGGTGCTGATCGGCTCGGCCTACAAGAACAAGGGCGTCCAACCCCTGATGGACGCGGTGAACCTCTACCTGCCCTGCCCCTCGGACGTGCCGATCGAGGCGGTGGACCTGGACAACGACGAACCGGTGGTGCTCGAGGCCGACCCCGAGGCCCAGACGGTGGCCTATGCCTTCAAGCTCGATGATGGCCGCTTCGGCCAGTTGACCTACCTCCGCGTCTACCAGGGCACGCTCCAGAAGGGATCGACGCTGATCCAGACCCGCACGGGCCGCAAGATCAAGGTCGGCCGCCTGGTGCGGATGCACGCGGACAAGATGGAAGACATCGACGCCGCGGCGGCGGGCGACATCGTCGGCCTGTTCGGCATCGACTGCCACACGGGAGACACCTTCGTCGGTGACGGCCCGCGGCTGGCGATGACCTCGATGCACGTTCCCGACCCGGTGATCTCGCTGAGCATCCAGCCGGTGGACTCCAAGGCCCAGGCCAACATGAGCAAGGCCCTCTCCCGTTTCGCCAAGGAGGATCCCACCTTCCGGGTGCGCCTCGACGAGGAGTCGGGCCAGACCATCATCTCGGGAATGGGCGAACTGCACCTCGAGGTCTACGTCGAGCGCATGCGCCGCGAGTATGCCGCCGAAGTCGAGACGGGCGCCCCCCAGGTGGCCTATCGCGAGGCGATCTCCCGCCGGGCCGACTTCGACTACCTGCACAAGAAGCAGACCGGTGGATCCGGGCAGTACGCCAAGGTCGTCGGTTACCTCGAACCGATCGAGGAAGAAGATTACGAGTTCGTCGACCAGATCCGCGGAGGCGCGATCCCCACCGAGTACATCCCGGCCTGTGACAAGGGTTTCCGCTCTTCCCTGGCCAAGGGCAGTCTGATCGGCTTCCCCGTGGTCGGCATCCGGGTCGTGCTCGTCGACGGTAACTCCCACAGCGTCGATTCCTCCGACATGGCCTTCCAGGCCGCTGCGCGGGCCGCCTTCCGCGAGGCCTATCGCAAGGCCGGCCCGCGAATCCTCGAGCCGCTGATGCGCGTGGTGGTGGAAGGTCCCGGGGAGTTCCAGGGTACGATCTACCGCTCGCTGATGCAGCGACGGGGTACGATCATCGGATCCACCGAGGACCAGGGCTTCGCCCGCATCGAGGCGGACGTGCCCCTGTCGGAGATGTTCGGCTACTCCACCGACCTGCGCTCGGCCACCCAGGGCAAGGCGGAGTACACGATGGAATTCGCGCGCTACGCTCCGGTTCCGAAGGAGGTCTCGGAGGAGCTGCTGAAGAAGTACAAGGGCCAGGGCGCCGAGGAGGACACCCCATGA
- a CDS encoding TrkA family potassium uptake protein, with protein sequence MKRTIAILGLSVFGYRTALGLAEMPEIDVIVFDRDQELIDRISPHVARAVIADIREAGVLEEEGAQGWWAAVLAMRKRFDTTVLLTHHLKQRLKVPRLVVQVDSRDEEEALRVLGADQTVFPERDTAKNLVATLARPGLTQFVDLGPDVDMGEHRVPASFVGQTLKDLHLRDTFGLHVVAIRHEAGPTGQGVAFRTEVPPDPDRELTATDRLFLIGSPKALRRFSERFAES encoded by the coding sequence ATGAAGAGAACCATCGCGATCCTCGGGCTGAGCGTCTTCGGCTACCGCACGGCCCTCGGTCTGGCCGAAATGCCGGAGATCGACGTGATCGTCTTCGACCGGGACCAGGAGTTGATCGACCGTATCTCGCCCCACGTGGCCCGGGCCGTGATCGCGGACATCCGGGAGGCCGGCGTTCTCGAAGAGGAGGGAGCCCAGGGCTGGTGGGCCGCGGTGCTGGCCATGCGCAAGCGCTTCGACACCACCGTGCTGCTGACCCATCACCTCAAGCAGCGCCTGAAGGTCCCGCGGCTGGTGGTGCAGGTCGACAGCCGCGACGAAGAGGAGGCCCTGCGGGTCTTGGGCGCCGACCAGACGGTCTTCCCCGAACGCGACACGGCCAAGAACCTGGTCGCGACCCTGGCCCGCCCCGGATTGACCCAGTTCGTCGACCTGGGGCCCGACGTGGACATGGGCGAACACCGGGTGCCGGCCTCGTTCGTGGGCCAGACTCTCAAGGACCTGCACCTGCGGGACACCTTCGGGCTCCACGTGGTGGCGATCCGCCACGAAGCGGGACCCACCGGCCAGGGCGTGGCCTTCCGTACGGAGGTTCCACCCGATCCCGACCGGGAATTGACCGCCACCGACCGGCTGTTCCTGATCGGATCCCCCAAGGCGCTCAGGCGCTTCAGCGAGCGCTTCGCCGAATCCTGA
- a CDS encoding potassium transporter TrkG, with product MIPRISKATVASFLALILVGTILLSLPVCTAGEGRLNLTQALFTATSAVCVTGLVVVDTPTTLSVFGQGVVLLLIQLGGLGILTLGTLVMLSVRGGADLEARLFVRQTHGSSRLLGPLSLLRRVVGLTVAFEAAGAALLFLRFGYSDPRGWGLSAAWDAVFHAVSAFCNAGFALRSSSLEAYRGDPIVNLVVMTLIVAGGLGFLVLSEILHFAAAPRAQRQWWRLSLHTRLVLVTSILLIVIGATFFAIFEAGNTLAHASPAEKLLAPLFFSVTCRTAGFDTVTTGSVTAATLVMALLLMTIGASPGSTGGGIKTTTAATLALYAWSRMGGRRSPEVFGRRIPADQVAKALATLSAFAALVFLGGLGLQIAEVGLVAHRAATDHYLDHLFEIVSALGTVGLSTGVTATLSTAGKLILVVLMFVGRLGPLVVGASLIGQRHPPPREYPAERILIG from the coding sequence ATGATCCCGCGTATCTCCAAGGCCACGGTCGCCTCGTTCCTGGCCCTGATCCTCGTCGGTACGATCCTGCTCTCGCTGCCGGTCTGCACGGCGGGAGAGGGCCGGCTGAACCTGACCCAGGCCCTGTTCACGGCCACCTCCGCGGTCTGTGTGACCGGTCTCGTCGTGGTGGACACCCCCACGACCCTCAGCGTTTTCGGCCAGGGGGTCGTCCTGCTGCTGATCCAGCTGGGGGGGCTGGGGATCCTCACACTGGGCACCCTGGTCATGCTCTCGGTCCGGGGCGGAGCCGATCTCGAAGCGCGGCTCTTCGTCCGCCAGACCCATGGCAGCTCCCGCCTGCTGGGCCCGCTCTCGCTGCTGCGCCGGGTCGTCGGCCTGACCGTGGCCTTCGAGGCGGCCGGCGCAGCCCTGCTCTTTCTCCGCTTCGGCTACTCGGATCCCCGGGGCTGGGGCCTGTCCGCAGCCTGGGACGCGGTCTTCCACGCCGTCTCCGCCTTCTGCAACGCGGGCTTCGCCCTGCGCTCGAGCAGCCTGGAGGCCTACCGGGGCGATCCGATCGTCAACCTGGTGGTGATGACTCTGATCGTGGCCGGGGGCCTGGGATTCCTGGTACTCAGCGAGATCCTCCACTTCGCCGCGGCACCCCGCGCCCAGCGCCAGTGGTGGCGCCTGTCGCTCCACACCCGCCTGGTCCTGGTCACCAGCATCCTGCTGATCGTCATCGGGGCGACCTTTTTCGCCATCTTCGAGGCGGGCAACACCCTGGCCCACGCCTCCCCCGCGGAGAAGCTCCTCGCACCCCTGTTCTTCTCGGTGACCTGCCGCACCGCCGGCTTCGACACGGTGACGACCGGGTCGGTGACCGCCGCAACCCTGGTGATGGCCTTGCTGCTGATGACCATCGGCGCCTCTCCCGGCTCCACCGGAGGCGGTATCAAGACCACCACGGCGGCCACCCTGGCCCTTTACGCCTGGAGCCGGATGGGCGGCCGACGCTCTCCGGAGGTCTTCGGACGACGCATTCCGGCCGACCAGGTGGCCAAGGCCCTGGCCACCTTGAGCGCCTTCGCGGCCCTGGTCTTCCTCGGCGGCCTGGGCCTCCAAATCGCGGAAGTGGGGCTGGTCGCCCACCGGGCCGCCACCGACCACTACCTCGACCATCTTTTCGAAATCGTCTCCGCCCTGGGCACCGTCGGACTGAGCACGGGCGTGACGGCCACCCTTTCCACCGCGGGCAAGCTGATCCTGGTGGTGCTGATGTTCGTCGGTCGCCTGGGGCCCCTGGTGGTCGGCGCCTCCCTCATCGGCCAGCGGCACCCGCCCCCCCGGGAGTACCCCGCAGAGCGTATCCTGATCGGCTAG